A stretch of the Sulfurimonas sp. HSL3-1 genome encodes the following:
- a CDS encoding CCE_0567 family metalloprotein: MSADAKELKKELAKRKRLAVEIASEIHDIVEDTLWTDYVKMPELSEKLRVAVEEANTFKTENGL, from the coding sequence ATGTCAGCTGATGCAAAAGAACTGAAAAAAGAGTTGGCCAAACGCAAACGTCTGGCGGTCGAGATCGCTTCTGAGATCCACGATATCGTCGAAGATACGCTCTGGACCGATTATGTCAAAATGCCGGAACTGAGTGAAAAACTTCGTGTTGCCGTCGAAGAAGCCAACACGTTCAAGACTGAAAACGGTCTTTGA
- the nifV gene encoding homocitrate synthase has product MAFINDTTLRDGEQAPYVAFNTAEKIAIARALDACGADELEIGIPAMGTREQEDIRELLALGLGARMMTWNRATMRDLEASLECGVPAVDLSIPVSDILIDVKFGGDKERMLSQLEAVILAAKREGLYVCIGAEDSSRADLSFIAEVMQLGHALGADRFRYCDTVGILTPTRTYEAIKALVSLNLLPIEMHTHNDFGLANANALSGLDAGAQSVNTTVIGLGERAGNASFEQISMALKHLYGDARHIDAMQMRSLIAIVAEAAGVTIAPNAPIIGERLFAHESGIHADGMMKNSRAYEPFDAEEVGGLRAFPIGKHSGTGTVMYHLKQLGITAEKSALHSLLPRIREIVTSRKQVLDDMELVSLYRQSQCS; this is encoded by the coding sequence ATGGCTTTTATCAACGACACGACGTTACGTGACGGTGAACAAGCGCCCTATGTGGCGTTCAACACCGCTGAAAAGATAGCGATCGCCCGCGCGCTTGATGCGTGCGGCGCCGATGAACTCGAAATCGGTATTCCCGCGATGGGAACGCGCGAACAAGAAGACATCCGCGAGCTTCTGGCCCTGGGGCTGGGTGCACGGATGATGACCTGGAACCGTGCGACGATGCGTGATCTTGAGGCATCGCTTGAATGCGGCGTGCCGGCCGTTGACCTCTCCATTCCCGTTTCTGACATTCTGATCGACGTCAAGTTCGGCGGTGACAAGGAACGGATGCTTTCGCAACTCGAGGCAGTCATATTGGCCGCGAAACGCGAAGGACTCTATGTCTGCATCGGAGCCGAAGACAGCTCCCGTGCCGATCTCTCCTTTATTGCCGAAGTGATGCAGCTGGGCCATGCGCTCGGTGCTGACCGTTTCCGCTACTGCGACACCGTCGGTATTCTGACACCGACGCGCACTTATGAAGCCATCAAAGCATTGGTTTCCCTCAATCTCCTTCCGATCGAAATGCACACGCACAATGATTTCGGTCTTGCCAATGCGAATGCGCTCAGCGGACTCGATGCCGGTGCACAGAGCGTCAATACAACCGTTATCGGACTGGGCGAACGGGCGGGCAACGCTTCGTTCGAGCAGATCTCGATGGCCCTCAAGCATCTCTACGGCGACGCGCGTCATATCGACGCGATGCAGATGCGTTCGCTCATCGCCATCGTCGCCGAGGCGGCGGGCGTGACCATCGCGCCGAATGCTCCCATTATCGGGGAGCGCCTTTTTGCTCATGAGAGCGGTATTCATGCCGACGGTATGATGAAAAACAGCCGTGCCTACGAACCGTTTGATGCCGAAGAGGTCGGGGGGCTTCGCGCCTTCCCCATCGGCAAACATTCGGGAACCGGCACGGTCATGTACCATCTCAAACAGCTTGGTATTACTGCCGAAAAGAGTGCGCTGCACTCACTGCTGCCACGGATCCGCGAAATCGTCACGTCACGAAAGCAGGTCCTTGACGACATGGAGCTCGTATCTCTTTACAGGCAGAGCCAATGTTCATAG
- a CDS encoding FeoA family protein, which yields MCLLQMKVGEIAAVDAINVHGALRARLLAMGLMPNAQISIKHFGWFKSTVQVMINRTLVGLRKEEAALIEVHKVA from the coding sequence ATGTGTTTACTGCAGATGAAAGTCGGTGAAATAGCAGCGGTGGACGCCATCAACGTCCACGGTGCACTGCGTGCACGCCTGCTGGCAATGGGCCTGATGCCGAATGCGCAGATCAGCATTAAGCATTTCGGCTGGTTCAAAAGCACCGTCCAGGTGATGATCAATCGTACCCTGGTAGGTCTCCGCAAAGAGGAAGCTGCCCTGATCGAGGTCCATAAAGTGGCCTGA
- a CDS encoding GNAT family N-acetyltransferase, whose product MPERQWETLRAWLMEQRAISSEIKAPAEVKRLDLSSRSLQQLPEAFGLLSELVALNLGNNKLSSLPDSMASMTKLSNVDLRRNVFTAVPAILGMSPIRSLNLSGNRIGDVSELSRCTTLRVLDLSGNVLESFERCLSVPNELRTLNLATNYINDISAMPAQLTSVERLNLEGNLITSVPPEAAYFSSLLELDLSDNRIETIDKAFFTLGVESVNLASNRLRHIALHGLEELEVLTLDDNALASLEIADDFAPYLRAFSCDGCGLTAFPMVPSTALGSLCYSSNAIAEVPESISRYAELYELDIDGNAIVDLPEALANMKNLQSLYIGDNPLNEHAKLVIEVLHPEICDINMKTGITIEPATEADLPHMAGLLGVLFAIEQDFEIDFDKQLSGIAKLYTHEGTDLLVARHEGKVVGMLTMQRLISSAEGDFVGQIEDLVVLQEYRKMGVGSRLINKMRFMAQSYGYKRIQLAADIDNENALHFYTRRGFRRTNLTVFHFKNNI is encoded by the coding sequence ATGCCCGAAAGGCAATGGGAGACACTGCGCGCATGGCTGATGGAACAGCGGGCCATTTCATCGGAGATCAAAGCGCCCGCTGAGGTGAAGCGCCTCGATCTCAGCAGCCGTTCCCTGCAGCAGCTGCCCGAAGCGTTCGGACTGCTCAGCGAACTGGTCGCGCTCAATCTGGGCAACAACAAGCTTTCATCCCTGCCGGATTCCATGGCGTCGATGACGAAACTGAGCAACGTCGATCTTCGGCGCAACGTTTTCACGGCCGTTCCGGCCATCCTGGGCATGTCCCCGATCCGTTCGCTCAACCTCAGCGGGAACCGCATCGGCGACGTTTCAGAACTGAGCCGTTGCACGACGCTCCGGGTCCTCGATCTCAGCGGCAACGTTCTCGAAAGTTTTGAGCGCTGTCTGAGCGTACCCAACGAACTCCGCACCCTCAACCTCGCGACCAACTACATTAATGATATCTCCGCGATGCCGGCCCAGCTCACGTCCGTCGAACGGCTGAACCTCGAAGGCAACCTGATCACAAGTGTCCCGCCGGAGGCGGCGTACTTCAGTTCCCTGCTGGAGCTGGATCTTTCCGACAACCGCATCGAGACGATCGACAAGGCCTTTTTCACCCTGGGGGTCGAATCGGTCAATCTCGCCTCGAACCGTCTCCGCCACATCGCCTTACACGGGCTGGAGGAGCTCGAGGTGCTGACGCTCGACGATAATGCGCTCGCTTCGTTGGAGATCGCGGACGACTTTGCTCCCTATCTGCGGGCCTTCTCCTGCGACGGCTGCGGGCTGACGGCATTCCCGATGGTGCCGTCGACCGCCCTGGGGTCTCTGTGCTACTCCTCCAACGCCATTGCCGAGGTGCCCGAATCGATCAGCCGCTATGCCGAACTGTACGAACTCGATATCGACGGTAACGCTATCGTGGATCTTCCCGAAGCGCTGGCGAATATGAAGAACCTGCAGTCGCTCTATATCGGCGACAATCCGCTGAACGAACATGCGAAGCTCGTCATCGAAGTGCTCCACCCGGAGATCTGCGATATCAATATGAAAACGGGGATCACAATCGAGCCTGCAACGGAGGCGGACCTGCCGCATATGGCGGGACTGCTGGGGGTGCTTTTCGCGATCGAACAGGATTTCGAGATCGACTTCGACAAGCAGCTCTCGGGGATCGCGAAACTCTACACCCACGAAGGGACCGACCTGCTTGTCGCGCGTCACGAGGGGAAGGTCGTCGGCATGCTGACGATGCAGCGTCTCATCTCCAGCGCCGAGGGGGATTTTGTCGGACAGATCGAGGACCTCGTCGTGTTACAGGAGTACCGTAAGATGGGTGTGGGCAGCCGTCTCATCAACAAAATGCGTTTCATGGCACAGTCGTACGGCTACAAACGCATCCAACTCGCCGCGGATATCGACAATGAAAACGCACTGCACTTCTACACCCGGCGCGGTTTTCGCCGCACCAATCTCACCGTCTTTCATTTTAAAAATAATATTTAA
- a CDS encoding GNAT family N-acetyltransferase: protein MFIGWLKFADVSELVKIADTVGWLADGYHIKLMMMHSPHLCYGAYEDGKLVGAIMSIGFSETAQMKYFMVRPEYQKKGIGTRLFKTLLTVLENDFRKIYLHANPDLVPFFEAHGFESNIEVGRFINVGKVPPFNFTNAHAKELDGGNFESAISVIDHETFGENRLDFLMDEMERTSSLKFTLPNAFQHSSVVNARHVYLGPWQVREGHEDEAEKMMKGVLYFRGLKKVFADVPLGVKPVVDLYEKYHFKQQQKFVHMSKGGNTIKFENIYAFSL, encoded by the coding sequence ATGTTCATAGGATGGCTCAAATTCGCAGACGTCAGTGAACTGGTCAAGATTGCCGATACGGTAGGCTGGCTCGCTGACGGATACCATATCAAACTGATGATGATGCACTCGCCGCATCTGTGTTACGGTGCTTATGAAGACGGCAAGCTTGTCGGGGCGATTATGTCCATCGGTTTTTCCGAAACGGCACAGATGAAATATTTCATGGTACGCCCGGAGTATCAGAAGAAGGGAATCGGCACCCGCCTTTTCAAGACGCTTCTGACGGTACTGGAGAACGATTTCCGCAAAATCTATCTCCATGCCAATCCGGACCTCGTGCCGTTTTTCGAAGCCCACGGCTTTGAATCCAATATCGAAGTGGGTCGTTTCATCAATGTCGGCAAGGTACCGCCGTTCAACTTCACCAATGCCCATGCCAAAGAGCTTGACGGCGGCAATTTCGAGTCCGCCATCTCCGTCATCGACCATGAGACCTTCGGTGAGAACCGTCTGGACTTCCTCATGGACGAGATGGAGCGCACAAGCTCACTCAAGTTCACGCTGCCCAATGCCTTCCAGCACTCCAGCGTCGTGAACGCACGCCATGTCTATCTGGGCCCCTGGCAGGTCCGTGAAGGGCATGAGGATGAAGCGGAGAAGATGATGAAAGGGGTCCTCTATTTCCGGGGCCTCAAAAAAGTCTTTGCCGACGTTCCCCTCGGCGTGAAGCCGGTCGTGGACCTGTATGAGAAGTACCACTTCAAGCAACAACAGAAGTTCGTCCATATGAGCAAGGGCGGCAATACGATTAAGTTCGAAAATATATACGCATTTTCACTTTAA
- the nifB gene encoding nitrogenase cofactor biosynthesis protein NifB: MPADIAEKVHDHPCYSEGAHHHYARIHVAVAPACNIQCNYCNRKYDCSNESRPGVTSERLTPEESVKKVMFVGGEVQRMSVLGIAGPGDALANPEKTFKTFEMVREKAPDLKLCLSTNGLALPDYVDEMVKYDIDHITVTINSVDETGEIGSKIYPWIYHNNKRIYGKEAARILLEKQLEGMAKCVEHGILIKANSVLIPGINDKHLPEVSKKLKEIGVFLHNIMPIISEPEFGTKFALDGVPSATDQQQMEVQEACGMDMKLMQHCRQCRADAVGLIGEDRGAEFTKERFAEMSFDALEEHYNVEGRKEAHAKIEEFRFFLDRANERVRKEKADLSSDGQTILVAVTTAGEGMINQHFGSVKEFLIYEAGDLGIRFIHHRKLDYEYCAGPDGTNPIDAIVEKLKDCKLILTAKIGGCPQDDLKAAGLVADMSYAYQPMEASVLKATRKYFNLPEEMEAN; this comes from the coding sequence TTGCCAGCTGATATTGCAGAAAAGGTCCACGATCACCCATGTTACTCTGAAGGAGCCCACCACCACTACGCACGTATCCACGTTGCGGTTGCACCGGCATGTAATATCCAGTGTAACTACTGTAACCGTAAATACGACTGTTCCAACGAGAGCCGTCCTGGGGTTACAAGCGAACGCCTGACGCCGGAAGAATCCGTCAAGAAGGTTATGTTCGTCGGCGGTGAAGTTCAGCGTATGAGTGTTCTTGGTATTGCCGGACCGGGGGATGCCCTCGCCAACCCGGAAAAAACATTCAAGACATTCGAAATGGTCCGCGAAAAAGCGCCTGACCTGAAACTTTGTCTCTCTACGAACGGTCTTGCCCTGCCGGACTACGTTGACGAAATGGTCAAATATGACATTGACCACATCACGGTCACGATCAACTCTGTCGACGAAACAGGTGAGATCGGTTCGAAAATCTATCCGTGGATCTACCACAACAACAAACGTATCTACGGCAAAGAAGCGGCACGCATCCTGCTCGAGAAGCAACTCGAAGGTATGGCGAAGTGTGTTGAACACGGTATCCTCATCAAAGCGAACTCCGTTCTGATCCCGGGTATCAACGACAAGCACCTGCCGGAAGTTTCCAAGAAACTGAAAGAGATCGGTGTCTTCCTCCACAACATCATGCCGATCATCTCCGAGCCGGAGTTCGGTACGAAATTCGCCCTCGACGGTGTTCCGTCTGCGACTGACCAGCAGCAGATGGAAGTGCAAGAAGCGTGCGGTATGGATATGAAACTGATGCAGCACTGCCGCCAGTGCCGCGCAGATGCCGTCGGTCTGATCGGTGAAGACCGCGGTGCGGAATTCACGAAAGAACGCTTCGCAGAAATGAGCTTCGACGCACTCGAAGAGCATTACAACGTTGAAGGACGCAAAGAGGCGCACGCCAAGATCGAAGAGTTCCGCTTCTTCCTTGACAGAGCGAACGAGCGTGTCCGTAAAGAGAAAGCAGACCTCAGTTCTGACGGTCAGACGATCCTCGTTGCCGTTACGACAGCGGGCGAAGGTATGATCAACCAGCACTTCGGTTCTGTCAAAGAGTTCCTCATCTACGAAGCAGGCGACCTCGGTATCCGCTTCATCCACCACCGCAAACTCGACTATGAGTACTGTGCAGGTCCGGATGGCACGAACCCGATCGACGCTATTGTTGAAAAACTCAAAGACTGTAAGCTGATCCTCACGGCGAAGATCGGCGGTTGTCCGCAGGATGACCTCAAAGCTGCCGGCCTCGTCGCCGACATGAGCTACGCTTATCAGCCGATGGAAGCTTCCGTCCTGAAAGCAACACGCAAATACTTCAATCTCCCCGAGGAGATGGAAGCGAACTAA